The sequence below is a genomic window from Deinococcus carri.
GGGGTCGGGCCGCCGGAAGCTGTCCCCGGTCCCACCCACGGGCGACTGAAGGCGGCAGCCTTCCCCTACTCAAAGCGAGGAACGAAGAGCATGAAACTGCGCAAGACTTTGCTGCCCCTCGGCGCGCTGGCCCTGGCCGGCCTCGTGATTGCGTCCAGCCGGAAAACCGCCCGGAAGCCCCAGGTGGCGCACCCCCTCCCGGCCACCCCCGACCCGTCCCAGCCCCTGGACGTCCTTATCGTCGGCGCGGGGCTTTCGGGCATCGGCGCGGCGCGGCACCTGCTGGACAAGTGCCCGGGGAAACGGTTCGAACTGCTGGAGGGCCGGCAGGCCATTGGGGGGACCTGGGACCTCTTCCGTTATCCCGGCGTCCGCTCGGACTCCGACGTGTACACACTGGGGTACAGCTTCAAACCCTGGACCGGCCAGAAATCCATCGCGGACGGCCCGGACATCCGCCAGTACATCCAGGAGGCCGCCGACGAGGCCGGGATCACGGGGCGCATCCGCTTCGGGCACAGGGTGAAAAAGGCCGAATGGTCCTCCGCCGAGCAGTGCTGGACCGTCACGGCGGAACACCGGACGGAAGGCGGCCCCCCCAGCACCGTCACCCTCAGGACGAGATTCCTCTTCCTGTGCAGCGGCTACTACAGCTACGAGGAAGGGTATCGCCCCGAGTTCCCGAACGAGCAGGCGTTCGGGGGGCAGATCGTTCACCCGCAGTTCTGGCCGGAAGATCTCGACTATGTGGGCAAGAACGTCGTGGTGATCGGCAGCGGGGCCACCGCCGTTACCCTGGTGCCCGCGCTGGCGCAGAAGGCGGCGCACGTCACCATGCTCCAGCGGTCGCCCTCCTACATCGCGGTGCAGCCGCTGGTCGATCAGACGGCCCTGAAGTTGCGGGGGCGGCTGCCCGCGCGGGCGGCCCACCGGGTGATTCGCTGGCGCAACATTCTGAGCAGCATGTTCTACTACAACGTTGCCCGGCAGGCCCCGCGGCTGTTCCGGGAACAACTCCTGAAGGACGCCGCGGGGCACCTCGGGGACACCTTCGACGCGCGGCACTTCACGCCCACCTACAAACCCTGGGATCAGCGCGTGTGTGCCGTGCCCGACGGTGACCTCTTCCGGGCGGTGCGGGAGGGCCAGGCGTCGGTCGTCACGGATACCATCGAGGCGTTCACGCCGAACGGCCTTCGTCTGACGGGCGGGCAGGAGCTTCCGGCCGACATCGTTGTGACCGCCACCGGGCTGAAGATGAACGTGCTGGGGGACATCGCGTTCACGGTGGACGGCCAGCCGGTCGACCCCGCCCACGCCCTGGTCTACAAGGGCATGATGCTCAGCGGCGTTCCGAACTGCGCGTATACCTTCGGGTACGTCAACGCCGCCTGGACCCTCAAGGCCGAACTGACCCAGGATTACGTCTGCCGCCTGCTGCGTTACATGGACCGTCGCGGGTACGGCAGCGTCCTCCCCGAGGCCGACCCATCTCTCGAACAGCGGCCCCTGCTCGGGTTCAATTCCGGTTACGTCACGCGCAGCGCCGCGCTGCTGCCCAAGCAGGGGTCGCGCAAGCCCTGGCAGGTCCACCAGAACTACCTTCAGGACAAGGCCACCATTCAGTTCTCGCCCCTGGACGACGGCGTCCTGAAATTCACCCCCGCCCATACGACTGCCCAACCTTGAGGCGGAGTGAGGCCGGGGCGGGCGCGGCGGGGCGTGCAGATGGGGGTGGGGGCGGGGTAGCCTGGGCTGCATGACAGGCAAGCCCGAGGAACAGCCGCATCCCGACCTGGCCCATCCCAACTGGGCCGGACTCGTGCCGGGCGGCGTGCAGCCGTGGAAGACGCTGTCGTCGCGGGTGCTGGTGGAGGGCTTCCGGGTGGTGCTGGAAGACCGGGTTCAGACGCCTTCCGGCGCGGAGGTGGTGTACCAGTACCGCCCCCGTGGCCCGCGCGCCATGTTCGTGCTGCCCGTGACGGCGGCGGGCGAGGCGGTCCTGATTCGCCAGTACCGTTATCCCCTCCAGTCGACCATCTGGGAGGTCGTGGCGGGCGGCGTGGAGCGCGGCGAGGACCTACTGACGGCCGCACGGCGCGAACTGGCAGAGGAGGTGGGGGGCACGGCGGCCGAGTGGATACCCCTCCCCGGCTTCTACCCGCAGCCCAGTATCAGCGGGGTGGTGTTCTACCCGCTGCTCGCGCTGGGCGTGACCCTGGGCGACACCGCGCACGAGGACAGCGAGGTCATCGAGCGTGTCGTGCTGCCCCTCCGCGAGGTGTACCGGATGCTGGAGGCGGGCGAGATAGGCGACGGCCCCAGCAGCCTCACGCTGTGGCACGCGCGGCGGCACCTCGCGGGGCGCGGCCTGCTGTGACCGACCTGCCCGCGCCCTTCGTCACCCTCGCCGCCCCGCACCGGCACGACGCGGTGGTGGAGAACAGCGAGTTCCTGGCCTTTGCCGGGCGGGCCGACACGCCGGAAGAGGCCCTGGCCCACCTCGCCGCCCTGCGCGAACGCTACCCGGACGCCACCCACCACTGCTGGGCCTACCGTATCGGCCCCGCCTACCGCTTCAGCGACGACGGCGAGCCGGGCGGCACGGCGGGCGCACCCATCCTGCGCGCCATCGAGGGGCAGGTCGTGGACCACGTGATGGTCGTGGTGGTGCGCTACTACGGTGGCGTGAAGCTGGGGACGGGCGGGCTGGTGCGGGCCTATGGGGGCACGGCGGCGGAATGTCTGCGCACTGCCCCCCGGCTGGAGGTGCGGCCCCGGCAGACGCTCACCGTCTCCGTGCCGTTCGAGCACCTCAGCGCCCTCTATCACCTGCTGGGCACCTTCGACACGGCGCGGGGTGAGGAAACGTACACGGCCTCCGGTGTGACGTTGCCCGTGCAGGTCTACCCCGAGGACGCGGATGCCTTCGCGCAGGCGCTGCGGGACGCGACGCGGGGTGGGGCGGGGGTGGTAGAAGAGGCCCGGTAGACTGAACCATGAGCAGGCTGCGACAGGTTCGGGAGCAGGCGGGGCCGATTTTCAAGCGGTATCACCCGG
It includes:
- a CDS encoding NAD(P)/FAD-dependent oxidoreductase, yielding MKLRKTLLPLGALALAGLVIASSRKTARKPQVAHPLPATPDPSQPLDVLIVGAGLSGIGAARHLLDKCPGKRFELLEGRQAIGGTWDLFRYPGVRSDSDVYTLGYSFKPWTGQKSIADGPDIRQYIQEAADEAGITGRIRFGHRVKKAEWSSAEQCWTVTAEHRTEGGPPSTVTLRTRFLFLCSGYYSYEEGYRPEFPNEQAFGGQIVHPQFWPEDLDYVGKNVVVIGSGATAVTLVPALAQKAAHVTMLQRSPSYIAVQPLVDQTALKLRGRLPARAAHRVIRWRNILSSMFYYNVARQAPRLFREQLLKDAAGHLGDTFDARHFTPTYKPWDQRVCAVPDGDLFRAVREGQASVVTDTIEAFTPNGLRLTGGQELPADIVVTATGLKMNVLGDIAFTVDGQPVDPAHALVYKGMMLSGVPNCAYTFGYVNAAWTLKAELTQDYVCRLLRYMDRRGYGSVLPEADPSLEQRPLLGFNSGYVTRSAALLPKQGSRKPWQVHQNYLQDKATIQFSPLDDGVLKFTPAHTTAQP
- a CDS encoding NUDIX hydrolase, yielding MTGKPEEQPHPDLAHPNWAGLVPGGVQPWKTLSSRVLVEGFRVVLEDRVQTPSGAEVVYQYRPRGPRAMFVLPVTAAGEAVLIRQYRYPLQSTIWEVVAGGVERGEDLLTAARRELAEEVGGTAAEWIPLPGFYPQPSISGVVFYPLLALGVTLGDTAHEDSEVIERVVLPLREVYRMLEAGEIGDGPSSLTLWHARRHLAGRGLL
- a CDS encoding YigZ family protein; amino-acid sequence: MTDLPAPFVTLAAPHRHDAVVENSEFLAFAGRADTPEEALAHLAALRERYPDATHHCWAYRIGPAYRFSDDGEPGGTAGAPILRAIEGQVVDHVMVVVVRYYGGVKLGTGGLVRAYGGTAAECLRTAPRLEVRPRQTLTVSVPFEHLSALYHLLGTFDTARGEETYTASGVTLPVQVYPEDADAFAQALRDATRGGAGVVEEAR